One part of the Lachnospiraceae bacterium JLR.KK002 genome encodes these proteins:
- the rpiB gene encoding ribose 5-phosphate isomerase B, whose translation MKIAIGNDHAATDLKKEIVRYVESLGYEVINFGTDSNESCDYPIYGERVGRAVAEGEADCGILICGTGVGVSLAANKVKGIRCGVCSDTTTARLIKEHNNANIIAFGARIVGLEKAKDIVKAYLEAEFQGGRHQHRVDMLDRIEETWLQN comes from the coding sequence GTGAAGATAGCGATTGGAAACGACCATGCGGCAACGGATTTAAAAAAAGAGATTGTCAGGTATGTAGAAAGTCTGGGCTATGAAGTAATTAATTTTGGGACGGACAGCAATGAGAGCTGCGATTATCCCATATATGGTGAAAGAGTAGGACGGGCAGTGGCAGAAGGAGAAGCAGACTGCGGGATTTTGATTTGCGGAACAGGAGTGGGAGTCTCCCTGGCTGCAAATAAGGTGAAGGGCATCCGCTGCGGCGTCTGCTCGGACACCACGACGGCCCGTTTGATTAAAGAACATAACAATGCCAATATTATAGCTTTTGGGGCAAGAATTGTAGGACTGGAAAAGGCGAAGGATATCGTAAAAGCCTATCTGGAAGCAGAATTTCAGGGAGGAAGACATCAGCACAGGGTAGATATGCTGGACAGAATAGAAGAAACCTGGCTTCAGAATTAA
- a CDS encoding YqeG family HAD IIIA-type phosphatase, producing the protein MLRKFYPNEYLDSAYQIEFERLYQEGYRGIIFDVDNTLVPHGAPADERAKKLFAQLKKLGYQCCLLSNNKEPRVKMFNDQVQVQYIFKAGKPKVSGYERAMELMGTHRENTLFVGDQIFTDVYGANRAGIRTILTRPIHPKEEIQIVLKRYLERIVLFFYQRSQK; encoded by the coding sequence ATGTTGAGAAAATTTTATCCGAATGAATATTTGGATTCCGCGTATCAGATAGAGTTTGAACGTTTATATCAGGAAGGATATCGGGGAATTATTTTTGATGTGGACAATACACTGGTACCTCATGGCGCGCCGGCAGATGAGCGGGCGAAAAAGCTGTTTGCTCAGCTGAAAAAGCTGGGCTATCAGTGCTGTCTGCTGTCTAATAATAAAGAACCCAGAGTCAAAATGTTTAATGACCAGGTACAGGTGCAGTATATTTTTAAGGCCGGAAAACCCAAAGTCTCCGGCTATGAGCGGGCCATGGAGCTGATGGGAACCCACAGGGAGAATACACTTTTTGTGGGAGATCAGATTTTTACTGATGTGTATGGGGCCAACCGGGCAGGAATCCGGACGATTCTCACCAGGCCCATTCACCCAAAAGAGGAAATCCAGATTGTACTGAAACGGTATCTGGAAAGAATTGTTCTGTTTTTTTATCAGAGAAGCCAAAAATAA
- the nrdR gene encoding transcriptional regulator NrdR produces MKCPFCSSDNTRVIDSRPADDNNSIRRRRLCDDCGKRFTTYEKVETIPLIVIKKDNNREQYDRTKVEAGILRACHKRPVPANMINQMVDTVEVDIFNREEKEISSSEIGEIVMNRLQELDPVAYVRFASVYREFKDVNTFMDELKKILDK; encoded by the coding sequence ATGAAATGTCCGTTTTGCAGCAGCGATAATACGCGCGTGATTGATTCAAGGCCTGCAGATGACAATAATTCCATTCGCAGGAGAAGGCTGTGTGACGACTGCGGGAAGCGTTTCACCACTTATGAGAAAGTAGAGACAATTCCTTTGATTGTCATTAAGAAAGATAATAACCGGGAACAGTATGATCGGACGAAAGTGGAGGCCGGAATTCTGCGGGCCTGCCATAAACGTCCGGTACCTGCAAATATGATTAACCAGATGGTGGACACCGTAGAGGTGGACATTTTTAACCGGGAAGAAAAAGAAATCTCCAGTTCGGAAATCGGAGAAATTGTCATGAACAGGCTGCAGGAACTGGATCCGGTAGCTTATGTGAGATTTGCTTCCGTGTACCGGGAGTTTAAAGATGTCAATACTTTTATGGACGAGCTGAAGAAAATACTGGACAAGTAA